The sequence CTTGTCAATGCACTTCAAACGGGAAGgttaaaaattgtattttctccattttaaataGGGAAACAGTGGTACATGGAGGTAGAATAAGTTGCCTTTGGTGACAAGAAGGTTAAGGATAGAGTCAGGATGTGGAGCCCCTTTCAATATTTTATCCGGTAGAAgaatctttatttatttattaaccTAATATATTTCTTAAAGGATTCTGAATTCTGCTGttccaacaagaaaaaaaaaataccgACTTTttctatgaaagaaaattatttcagcaagaAAACCCTCACataaaaaacttcaaaatacagatttcagagctttttcttccccatctcCTTTCCTGTGGGCTCAGTTGGCAAAACTATCCTGACAAGAGATTGGGaagggcagtgctgtgctttctGTGGAGAGCCTGTAGAGTGCACAGTTGCATTTCTCTTCATGATCCCAACTGAATCTCACTTTAAAAGATACATGAGACTTGACTtagtgaaatttatttatttatttgatacTAACTATATATTTACCCATTGAAATATAATGCCaaggtttctcttttttttttttttttttctttttgttccttttgcagttctttaacaaaagaaaaacctattTTGCCCATGACCCACTGCAGCAGTGTGTTGTTGGAGACATTGTTCTTCTGAAAGCTCTGCCTGAGCGAAGGAGCAAACACGTGAAACACGAACTGGCTGAAATTGTGTTCAAGGTTGGCAATGTCATAGATCCAATCACAGGAAAGCCCTGTGCAGGAACCAGATTCCTGGAAAACCTGTCAGATTCGGAAAATCTGACAGAGGCAGATACTACCTATCTAAGTGAGAAACTTCAGGAACTTAAAGTTTGTTCAACAGACAAATAGCAGGGGAAGTACTTTAAGCAGAGGGCTTCCAGCTTTTGTCTCTCTCTGCCAGGGATGTTTGAGGCCCTGCTGTGACATGTTAAATGTTTCAGTGAAATCTGTAGtcaaaataaatagtaaatgTAGTTGCTTATGCAAAGAGATGTTGCAGAGTGATGGGCACCTGGAGCTTTgaatgaaaacacagagaaaaatgcaagttTAGTGTTGCCACTTCATTTTGTTGCCTGTAGTTTTGGCCCAGTGACAGTTCCCAAAGCCAGCTGCCCTCCTGGAATGACTCCTCTGTGTTAAGACAAGACTACAACTGTGTGATGTTTAATTTTGGTGGGAGGGTCATTACATTATTTGGTTGTTCTGTATTTCAGGCAGTCCTTTGTGGTTTGTAGGGTTACTGGAGATGATGCTATTAAAGCTTTTGAAAGGAAGtgtagaattttaaaagcagctgcatGCTTGTGTCCTTATTTCCTCTTGCAGGAACCTCCTGACTTCCAAACTCTCTAACAAAACACAGCCCTTTGCCTTTATAGTGACAGAAAGGTGAGAATCAAAGCTTTGGGCAGCTTAGTGTGGTTGGCTTTGTAACCTGTCCAAAGGCAGGATTTAATTCTGGGAGAGCTCAATCTCTttgagctgccagcagcacaggggagctgATGAGCGTACAAAGccaaaaagtaaaagcaaaggTGATTAGATTGTCTCATCAGAAAAGCTAattaaaataacacattttggGGAGATGGaggtgctgctttgctgcatgCTTTAATGTGGAGCTAAAGTTCAGAGCAGCTAATGATGAAAGATGACTTTATCCTGGTACAGCTCTGGGGATCTCATGTCCTCTCTTCCAGGACATAAAGCAAGCTGAGAGCCTGCAGCTGTTGCAGCAGCCTCATGTTCCTGACTTTAGATCTAAAAGGGCATCTGCCTCAAAATTTAGCAGTGTGGGAGGGGGGAGTAGGATATGAGAGCTGTGAGAAATCCTTTCCAAAGTGTCTGTTGGGCTTTAAGATCAGAAGCAAAACAAGGTGTATCAGACCTAAAATACCTTCCTTTAAGCAACTTGAGCTGTCTTGCACTGGTAGCTTCCAGTTGTGTTCTCTGCTGTTGTCAGAGTAAAGATCATTTGCCCTTTAACTTCCTGCACAAAATCAGTTCTGGCTGCCTAAAAAGCCTGACTGAACTCAGCAAATTATTTGGGACAGCAGGAATGAGAAACTTAAAATTCCTTCAGTGCTTCAAAGCAAAAAACGCTGCTCTTTGAATGCCAGTGTTCACGTGGGGTGTCAAGAAGCCTTCACTGTGTATAAAATAATGTGGGCATGGGCTCTGAGTTTGAGGAAGTGCCTTAAGTATGTGGCTGTAGGGTTTTTCTTGTTCGTGGCAGGGGTTTAGGTTTATATAAATTCCTCAGATcaaagcaaagggaaggaaaaacctgAGCTCAGACTCCTCCCCAGGTGAATGTAAAACGTGAAACTTCATCCAAGCAAAGATTGGGAGAATTTGGGTATGGGGTAGAATTTGGCCCTGGGCTGTAGGAAATGCACTGAAGTTGTATCCAAGCAGAACTTGACCCTCAATATATGGGATATGAGTGGTCTAGTAACTAGATAAAtgtaagaaatagaaaaggttTCCTGTTTGCTTAATAGGTTGCGTCTACATCTAATTaggaaagtaaatattttcttgtatttcttgtGATTTCCTTTGAGTAGCAGTGAAAAtgccatattttttttcctctaagatTGAGTCATCACAGAAGGTTATCATTTTTCCAGTGTAGGCTCTGGGAGGGTTGCTGAAGAATTTGCCATGCTGTCAGATCGAAATGTGACTAAAAACAAATTACACATCAGACTGTGCTATTTAATAGAGTGATGGCAATTGTAGATTGTACTTTTGTGATGTTAAAGCACATCATATGTGTTATCTTCGGGATTAGTCTCAGAGAGTGCTGATAGAAAAATCCTAAAATGGGAAGGGAAAGTTTATAGGGCCAAGATAGAATCATTATAGGTGTTATGTGAAATGATAAGGATTAGTCATTGActgctttctgtgtttattGGCTTGTTGCTTTTAGAACTACCCTTTAATTATTACCCTAATTATCACTTTATCCTTAATTTGAAGTTATTTAAGGATTCAATGCCAGCACACACCTCCTCCTCAGCCAAAATACCTCTGAGTATAGCGGAGCGGTGTGAGGAAAACCCTTCAGCTGCCAGCGAGTGAAAAATGTACTCAGAGAACAACAAACCAGGGCTGGGGGTCCCCTAAATCCAACTGTGTCCCCCAGAACCAGGGCTGGGATCCCCAAAACTGGGGCTGGGATTCCCCTAAATCTGACCAGAGGCCTCCAAACTGGGGCTGGAATCCCTCAAAACCGGGGCTTGGGGGCATCCCCCTAAATCCAAGTGTGTCCCTCCCCAAAACTATGGCTGGGGTCCCCCCAAATGCAGCTGGGTCCCCAGAACCGGGGCTGGGGCCCCCCTTTGTCTGAGTAGCGGTCCCCAAAGCGGTCTGGGTCCCCCTAAACCTGGCTTGGTCCCCCAAAGCCGGGGCCGGGGGTCTCCCCTCAGCTGAGGGGCCCTGAAGGGGTCCCGGGGCCGCCTCAGCCGCGCATGCGCAGGCGGCGCTGCCCGCCAGGGGGCGTggccgcagcccccggcccaGGAGGGAGGCGGCGGGAGCAAGATGGCGGCGCGAGTGCTGCTGCGGCGGAGCCTGGCGGGAGCGCCCGCCGTGCCGCGCCTGCCGCCCGGCGCCGGGCTGGCCCTCAGGTGAGCCCTGAGGGGGCGAGGCGGGCGGGACGGGGCCGCCGGGGGAGGCTGTCCGCGGAGCCGGCGCCGCCCGAGCCACCCGGCGCCCCGCCGCGCAGAGCGTCCCCTTCCCAGGCTGGAAATGGCGCCCCGCTGGCGGGGCAGCGGCCGGGCCTGGGGCGGGGAGTGCGAGGCGGCGGGGTGTCCCTCAAGGTCACGGGCCGCAAGGCCGGCCCCTTCCTTCCCGAGTCCGAGTCCGCCCCTGGGTGGGAGGATGGCCGCGCCGCTGACCTGCCAGGACGAACCGGCCGCCGGGCTCAGGGGGCAGCGACACCTCATCCCCGCACGCACCCCCCGCCCCTGCATGGACACCCCCGCATGTAACAGGGCACCCCACAGCCACGGCTTTCGGGGTGCCCAGCCGCCCTGCTCACATGTATTCCTGGGATTTAAATACCTGGATGCTCCGCACCGCGCTATCCCTCCAGGATCAGGGCGTGCAACAGCTCTCTATCCCAACTCCTCCAAGCAACAGGGTGCACAGCCCAAAAATCCATGTTTCCTCAGGGTCGGGGTGCGTGACTGCACACCCCGGCATCTTCCTGCCTTCACCATGCACAGCCACACATAGAAACCCCCTTGGGAGTCAGGGCTGGTGTATCTGTGCTTCCCatgggagctgggatgtgcaCTCACCCCTGCCCTGGTGCCAGGGCACAGAGAGAGGCACATCCATCAAGTTTTGGGGTGCAGAGATTTGCATCTGTGTGAACGGCTGCCCGAggtgcagacacacacacagctcctggggTACCTTCCAGCTGTAGGAagctggcacagggtgctggAAACACAGGAATTCCCAAGCTGGGATGGATTTACACggtttttcctccctttttttgaAACggggaaagctgctgcttcaagCCTCAGAATAGGCAAGACTAAAAGCATCCCTGCAAGCAGCTGTTCAAGGAGTATGTTGAGAGGTGCAtgttttggggttattttagTTTCAAATAAACTTTGTTCAGACCACAGATCAAACACTGTCAAACGATAGacaagttgtttttctttctcttccaggcAGACATGGGTtattaaaaaatctaaatactTCACCTGGTGTCTCTTACCCAGTTTATATTTTGTGCTAAAGTAGGAGCTAAgtgaaaagaagtattttcccTGACATTTTTAATCTAATCTAAGCAAGCTATTCAGTGTTAGCCTTTTGCATTCACAGCCCAACCTTTGTAGCAAGAAAGCAAAGCTCACAGTTAATATTTGCAGGATGAGAACTTGCTACCAAAGGCAAGTTGATGCTCACAGCTGTTTAAAGACATGAAttggctccctgctcctccagagcTAATTTTGGGTACACACTGCCCACAAAATTGAACCAGTGATCAGTTCAGGGCTTCTTGGTTTGTGGGAGTCTGGGATGACAGTGGTATTTTAGGATATGGATTAAAAACCAGGCCCTTGCATCTCAGTTTGGGTGCAGTGAACATCTGCTTTAATAAACTTAGCCTGTTACCTTTATTGTAAGTGAGGTGAATATTTAGTTGTGATTTGTTAGTCAGTGCTCATGAGgagctttccagctgctggggaaaagaTTTTCCATAACTCTGTAAAGTATTACTCCTGtcactgttttgaaaattaGCCATACCTCCACTTTTAGGTGCAGTTTAACATTCAAGTCATGAGATTCTCCTAATAGcaaagaaatttgcttttcagagttGTCCCTGTAGCTCCAGCTTATTCCCGCTGCTGCTGAAGTTCACAAAAATGATGATTAGGAAATTAATCAtgattatttctctctttcatctTCAAAGTTTGCTGCAAACAATGATCCTCGAAGAGTAGTTTTCTAAATACTGCTTTGCTAACTTTGTTTAATAAAGGGCAGGGGATGGTGAGAGTTTACAGGTCTGAGTATTGCAGGGCTGGGGTTGAGTTCTGCCTCCTGGAGCCCAGTGAGGGTTTAATTTGAGGgagctttttaaaacaaaacttggATTTCTGAGGTGGGGTTTAGCCCTGTGCTCTGAGCTCGGAGAAAGCTCCGCTCCAGGccattccagcagcagccttATCATGGAATGCCCTTCAAATGCCTGCACTCAGGAATAGCTGCTTggcttccagcacagccacatgtttgtgtgtgtgctcaggGCCAGGGAGGGCACCATTTTCAATAAACTCACCAGtatttacaaattatttcttcatgctTAAGGTCATCTCAGCTGCAGTTgttgtttctctgctgtgaaGTACTTTCCCGctcctccatcctgctcccaTGGGCAGAACCAGGTCATTATGTTCTTTTCAGACTAAAAGGTGGATTGTTGtaaaaaactgcttttgtgTAATACAGGTGTGTCCAGTGGGatatttttctcaaatgaaattgagattttctttccctgttttttttttttttcctgaaagaaagcTTTAGGCTGGAGATCCAGCTGTCTTCTGCATCTCCAAGTCAGTAATTAAGGGTGAAAAGTTGACATCTGAGGcaggaaaaggctgaaatttCCAGCTTACAAGTAAATATATGTGGTATAAATACCACATTTGATACTTCAGAATTTCACTAGAAGCTTGtgacagaattaattttcttcacagtggctacTATGGGGCTGtcaaaaaaaaggcaaattgaaGGAAGTGATCTtaggagaaagaagcaaaaacatTTGAGCTTGTCAGACATTGTAGAGGATCAGTTAAATGCATCAGATTCCCTGTCCTGGTCATctggaaaagaagaataattcttttaacacatcacttaaaaaaaaaatcacagttatCACTTGGTTTGTGTGCTCTGATGTAAAGGGAGCTGGTATTATTTGGAAAGTGTACTTGGAGAAGCTGAATAAAGATGAGATAAGAAAAGACAGTGAAATTCGTGTGTTTCGAGGCAAGGGAAACGTGGATGTTGTACAAAGAGCCTGGATCTGTGTCCCTACATGATGCAGTTGCCAGAATCTggaattgaaatatttcttggCTGGTTGTTTCCTACCACTcatcttttttcccaaattagtctttcatgctgtttttcctct comes from Corvus cornix cornix isolate S_Up_H32 chromosome 19, ASM73873v5, whole genome shotgun sequence and encodes:
- the MRPS17 gene encoding 28S ribosomal protein S17, mitochondrial — protein: MSVPRGAVHAKWIVGKVIGTKMQKTAKVRVTRLVLDPYLLKFFNKRKTYFAHDPLQQCVVGDIVLLKALPERRSKHVKHELAEIVFKVGNVIDPITGKPCAGTRFLENLSDSENLTEADTTYLSEKLQELKVCSTDK